In Sulfuracidifex metallicus DSM 6482 = JCM 9184, a single window of DNA contains:
- the soxB gene encoding proton pump complex quinol oxidase subunit SoxB has product MLGSIAWLITLGVAAMNMRTYLVYNSNSPTIGPIYYTFLTIHGWSAMLGLVPDAALAVILYSMYKSDLSVVHVRAITTLFWIANISLALALFGGPDMGWYMYPPLAITDNAAFQAFRLYHGATMGLAYLFLALNSAAGAMAALVLVVDSYLTKKKDQKINIFAAYGVAFSLVIGVTLPALTASELWYVLAIWFPSAIKVNPLLWVILFWFYGHPVVYYVPFPLFGALYYYIPIYAGRPLFSERWARLNIFLLAIGSMLIWVHHLQTFPLPTDLRAWITVSTLVLASGSGLTVLNLGLTILTGKGYNYKDPLGMTFLIALIGFIIGGVQALPLPVNLINGVVHNTYYVVGHFHLVIWTLILVGFTGVFLDLLKASRPNLEYGVKSRKLMLIGILLWTVPFVGVGYTMSMAGYLGLLRRVIAYPPMFTDYMQLMSFLAEVGIPGLVLTISTAIAEYLKAGSSASRVNAFSPSPPPPSFMAFKEMRETVKEIGNKPVNRGEKIGGK; this is encoded by the coding sequence ATGCTGGGGTCAATTGCATGGCTAATAACGCTGGGAGTTGCTGCAATGAACATGAGGACGTACTTAGTTTACAACTCAAACTCCCCAACAATAGGACCGATCTATTATACGTTCCTAACAATCCATGGATGGTCTGCTATGCTGGGTTTGGTTCCAGATGCAGCACTGGCGGTAATACTCTATTCTATGTATAAGTCTGATCTTTCAGTAGTTCACGTTCGCGCTATCACAACCTTATTCTGGATAGCAAACATCTCCTTGGCTTTAGCATTGTTTGGTGGACCAGACATGGGATGGTACATGTACCCTCCTCTAGCTATTACCGATAACGCTGCGTTTCAAGCCTTCAGGCTTTATCATGGAGCTACTATGGGGCTGGCTTATCTGTTTCTTGCACTGAACAGCGCAGCTGGTGCAATGGCTGCCCTCGTGCTTGTAGTAGATTCATATCTGACCAAAAAGAAGGACCAGAAAATAAACATATTCGCAGCGTATGGAGTTGCATTCTCCCTTGTCATTGGAGTAACCTTGCCTGCACTAACAGCATCTGAACTTTGGTATGTACTTGCAATATGGTTTCCTTCAGCGATAAAGGTAAACCCATTGTTATGGGTAATACTGTTCTGGTTCTACGGACATCCAGTAGTATATTATGTTCCATTTCCACTTTTTGGTGCCCTTTACTATTACATTCCAATTTATGCCGGGAGGCCTCTGTTTAGCGAGAGATGGGCAAGGTTAAACATCTTCCTCCTTGCAATAGGATCGATGCTGATATGGGTACATCACCTACAGACCTTCCCTCTTCCCACAGACCTTAGAGCGTGGATTACAGTTTCTACCTTAGTGTTAGCATCAGGGTCAGGATTAACTGTGCTAAACTTGGGTCTTACGATATTAACAGGTAAAGGATATAATTACAAGGATCCGCTAGGTATGACCTTCCTCATTGCCTTAATAGGATTTATAATAGGAGGAGTACAAGCCTTACCACTTCCTGTCAATCTCATAAACGGTGTAGTTCACAACACATATTATGTAGTAGGACACTTCCACCTGGTCATATGGACGTTAATACTGGTAGGCTTTACGGGAGTCTTTCTGGATCTATTGAAGGCTTCTAGACCCAATCTTGAATATGGCGTAAAGTCGAGAAAACTCATGTTAATAGGCATACTTCTATGGACGGTGCCTTTCGTGGGAGTAGGATACACCATGAGCATGGCCGGTTATTTGGGTCTACTGAGGAGAGTTATCGCATATCCACCGATGTTCACAGATTACATGCAGTTAATGTCATTCTTAGCTGAGGTAGGAATTCCAGGCTTAGTCCTCACTATTTCTACTGCCATCGCTGAGTACCTAAAGGCAGGTTCATCCGCCTCTAGGGTGAACGCGTTTTCACCTTCTCCGCCTCCACCGTCCTTCATGGCTTTTAAGGAGATGAGGGAAACGGTGAAGGAAATTGGGAATAAACCCGTAAATAGAGGTGAAAAAATTGGAGGAAAATGA
- the soxC gene encoding proton pump complex cytochrome B SoxC codes for MFDEILDRVGINEAPLFRTPDYMYNASYWLGAMVAASFFFTVITGLILLLLYEPANAYGQTQVIINSIPYGSVLLFSHLYGSYIMIVLVYVHMFRNYFKGAYKKPRELQWVTGVLLLALTLGASFFGYSLVGDVLGIDAVDIGSSLLIGTGFPGATTIVGWLFGPGIDAVQSSNPIVRSEFFDRILGWHIILVALIGLLFAVHLMLSERYGMTPSVREKPKVPAYYTKEEQQKFNPWWPRNFVYMLSILLMTWGVILIVPNVLVNINDGTFFGIQVSLPLVINPFPAPQAFTAAATNTAPYPPWFFLFLYKFVDFLLPNGLPLLPSMVISVLTVGLVVIMLIPFFENSQLMFISSRKFWTWVMSMFIYSLIALSIWGYLQPGVPATFAQQMEILGIPAIIIAGLIYATGRGKKATLESPSVKAPVVGPASFLGASVSILMLAGAFGDFLVKPSIAGLALIPLASVFVYHFMNKVIKAFGSPSYERVYREISFYAIPVIFIITVLLMFLMFSLPSVGIQATLSGIDLGVIMFLWGYAINLYHRVVYSR; via the coding sequence CTGTTCGACGAGATTCTAGATAGGGTGGGAATAAACGAGGCGCCCCTATTCAGGACACCTGATTATATGTATAACGCGTCTTACTGGCTTGGAGCGATGGTAGCGGCGAGCTTTTTCTTTACCGTAATCACTGGGTTGATACTTCTGCTCCTTTACGAGCCAGCCAACGCTTATGGACAAACTCAAGTAATCATTAACTCAATACCTTACGGTTCGGTGCTTCTCTTCAGCCACCTATATGGCTCTTACATAATGATAGTGCTCGTTTACGTTCACATGTTTAGGAACTATTTCAAAGGTGCCTATAAGAAACCAAGGGAATTACAGTGGGTCACAGGAGTACTTTTGCTGGCATTAACATTAGGAGCATCCTTCTTCGGTTACAGTCTAGTGGGAGATGTATTAGGAATAGACGCTGTAGACATAGGTTCGTCCCTTCTAATAGGTACTGGCTTCCCAGGAGCAACTACCATAGTAGGCTGGCTATTCGGTCCAGGAATAGACGCTGTCCAATCGTCAAATCCTATAGTAAGGAGCGAATTCTTCGATAGGATCTTAGGATGGCACATAATACTCGTGGCCCTCATAGGGTTGCTGTTTGCAGTCCACTTAATGTTATCTGAAAGGTACGGCATGACGCCATCAGTTAGGGAAAAACCCAAGGTTCCAGCCTATTACACCAAGGAAGAGCAACAGAAGTTTAACCCATGGTGGCCTAGGAACTTCGTTTACATGTTATCTATCCTTTTAATGACTTGGGGAGTCATACTTATAGTGCCGAACGTCTTAGTCAACATAAATGACGGTACATTCTTCGGTATTCAAGTATCTTTACCTCTGGTAATAAACCCGTTCCCTGCTCCTCAAGCTTTCACCGCTGCAGCGACCAATACTGCACCTTATCCACCGTGGTTCTTCTTGTTCCTTTACAAATTCGTGGACTTCCTATTACCAAACGGACTTCCTTTACTGCCTTCAATGGTAATATCCGTCCTAACAGTTGGACTTGTAGTTATCATGCTCATACCATTCTTTGAGAACAGCCAGCTCATGTTCATAAGTAGCCGCAAGTTCTGGACTTGGGTAATGTCTATGTTTATCTACTCGCTAATTGCTCTTTCCATATGGGGCTACCTCCAGCCAGGAGTTCCAGCTACGTTCGCTCAACAAATGGAGATTCTTGGCATACCTGCCATTATCATTGCAGGTCTAATATATGCGACAGGAAGAGGAAAGAAGGCAACGTTAGAGAGCCCCAGTGTAAAGGCACCAGTTGTAGGTCCGGCTTCATTTCTAGGTGCATCAGTTAGCATACTGATGCTAGCTGGAGCTTTTGGCGACTTCTTAGTTAAACCTTCCATAGCAGGATTAGCGTTAATCCCCCTGGCTTCAGTTTTCGTGTACCACTTCATGAACAAGGTAATCAAGGCTTTCGGATCTCCTTCTTACGAAAGGGTATATAGAGAGATTAGTTTCTATGCAATTCCAGTCATTTTCATTATCACGGTTTTACTGATGTTCCTGATGTTCTCCTTGCCAAGCGTTGGAATACAGGCTACTTTGTCTGGAATCGACTTGGGAGTCATAATGTTCCTTTGGGGTTACGCCATAAACTTGTATCATCGGGTTGTGTATTCAAGATGA
- a CDS encoding DUF1404 domain-containing protein, whose translation MREIFAEDRKEDHKVWKLTYPLAITIILSMVNPLTEALETQQEWLFMTSHYLLAISGFLLTYKLIKGKELLIIPAAAIAIVWHLPYFYAMAGSMTLFRIMCDVSMVAVGMLIGISTSSMSTLKWLVLFVLWMIVDTIFSIFLLLQFPAYSNSVYSFSPFNLNQEVSTAVAMWIVMSVIIAFVLGNFLRKLLF comes from the coding sequence ATGAGAGAGATATTTGCAGAGGATCGTAAAGAAGACCACAAGGTATGGAAGTTAACTTACCCCTTAGCCATAACTATCATCTTGTCCATGGTCAATCCACTGACTGAAGCGTTGGAGACCCAACAAGAATGGCTATTTATGACGAGCCATTACTTGCTAGCCATATCAGGTTTCTTGTTGACATATAAGCTAATCAAAGGGAAAGAGCTTTTGATAATACCAGCTGCCGCAATAGCAATTGTTTGGCACTTACCATATTTCTATGCTATGGCAGGCAGTATGACCTTATTTAGGATAATGTGCGACGTAAGTATGGTAGCAGTGGGAATGCTTATAGGTATTTCCACGTCTTCCATGTCAACTCTTAAATGGTTGGTACTTTTCGTTTTATGGATGATTGTGGACACTATTTTCTCAATCTTTTTACTCTTGCAATTCCCTGCCTATTCCAACTCAGTCTACTCTTTTTCGCCATTTAATTTGAACCAGGAAGTGTCTACTGCTGTGGCGATGTGGATAGTCATGTCGGTCATAATAGCCTTTGTATTAGGAAATTTCCTTAGAAAATTATTATTTTAA
- a CDS encoding chloride channel protein produces MKIGLKELPYYEKWIIAGFLIGVISGITITLFYFTTELFSILILRTISGIEPPKAFGDVASLSLPLPRGYIYLLPLSVGLGGLMVGIILYFIPEIKGSGTDYSISAYHNSKEIKWYIAPIKLVASSLTLGSGGSAGDEGPSAVISASIGNSLTRRLGLPLEDSRRAIAIGIGTGIGIVFKSPIAGALLSAEILYRRDLEPDVIFPSLISASTGYVIYGYFTGYEPLLGFYNLPFDPLRLPIYAIMGVISGILSIFYVKSFRWVKETFSKVPLWISPTIGGIIMGGIGILFPEVIGKGYGWIDLAEFQDLTKFSSSSPLPFILILLFLPFAKIIATDLTVGSGGSGGIFAPGLVIGAFAGLDLGLIFNKITPTVVPYVAPVVVIGMVSFLAGSVKVPLSAIILVTEITDSIQLLPGTMIAVAISYIVSGRYSLIEGLPESRKESPVHSAEFEVPLLEKIRVRECHLDETSVREDDQIERVLRITKEKGLRSVPVTDDNNNFVGVIYTRNLKRGRKVRDFVIKGVPVISPDSSLEHAWEVMVASRSTSVPVVDGGKLMGTLTFTSMLDRYKEREEEVFKGPDKSDKEENSKHES; encoded by the coding sequence ATGAAGATAGGGTTAAAGGAGCTACCATATTACGAGAAATGGATAATTGCGGGATTCCTTATAGGAGTAATCTCTGGCATAACAATAACGCTTTTCTACTTTACAACTGAGTTATTCTCTATATTGATTTTGAGGACAATCTCCGGGATTGAGCCTCCTAAAGCGTTCGGTGACGTAGCTTCCTTGAGTTTACCCTTGCCTAGAGGATATATATATCTACTTCCATTGTCGGTTGGATTGGGAGGTCTAATGGTAGGAATAATTTTATACTTTATTCCTGAAATAAAAGGAAGCGGAACCGACTACTCCATTTCAGCATATCATAATTCAAAGGAGATTAAATGGTACATAGCGCCAATTAAGCTCGTTGCATCATCTTTAACCCTAGGCTCTGGAGGCAGTGCTGGAGACGAAGGACCGTCGGCGGTGATCAGTGCGTCCATAGGAAATTCTTTAACGAGAAGATTGGGATTACCATTAGAGGATAGCAGGAGAGCAATCGCAATAGGTATAGGAACGGGAATTGGGATAGTCTTCAAGAGCCCAATAGCAGGCGCATTACTATCTGCAGAGATACTTTATAGAAGAGACTTAGAACCTGACGTCATATTTCCATCATTGATCTCAGCCTCTACTGGCTACGTAATCTACGGCTATTTCACGGGATACGAACCACTCCTAGGATTTTATAATTTACCATTTGACCCATTGAGACTTCCCATTTACGCCATAATGGGAGTTATAAGCGGAATCCTCTCTATCTTTTACGTTAAATCCTTTAGATGGGTGAAAGAAACTTTTTCCAAGGTACCTCTATGGATATCCCCTACAATAGGAGGAATAATCATGGGAGGAATCGGAATTCTATTTCCAGAAGTTATAGGAAAAGGATATGGATGGATAGACTTAGCCGAGTTTCAAGATCTAACCAAGTTCTCCTCTTCATCTCCGCTTCCTTTCATACTTATCTTACTTTTTCTACCTTTCGCTAAGATAATTGCCACAGACCTAACAGTAGGATCGGGAGGAAGCGGAGGTATATTCGCCCCTGGTCTTGTTATAGGTGCGTTTGCAGGTTTGGACTTGGGCTTGATATTTAACAAGATAACGCCAACTGTAGTCCCCTATGTAGCTCCAGTAGTGGTAATAGGAATGGTGTCTTTCCTTGCTGGATCAGTAAAGGTACCTCTTTCTGCAATAATACTGGTAACTGAGATTACGGACAGTATACAACTACTCCCTGGTACGATGATAGCTGTAGCTATTTCGTATATAGTATCAGGAAGATATTCTCTTATTGAAGGTCTGCCAGAATCTAGGAAAGAGTCACCCGTGCATTCAGCTGAATTCGAAGTTCCGCTCCTGGAAAAGATAAGAGTAAGAGAATGTCACCTTGATGAGACTAGTGTAAGAGAAGACGACCAAATAGAAAGGGTATTAAGAATAACAAAGGAGAAAGGACTTAGATCCGTCCCGGTAACTGATGACAACAATAACTTCGTAGGTGTAATTTACACCAGAAATCTAAAGCGTGGAAGGAAAGTTAGAGACTTCGTAATTAAGGGAGTCCCCGTAATATCTCCCGATTCTTCCTTAGAACATGCTTGGGAGGTAATGGTTGCATCTAGATCTACATCGGTACCAGTGGTAGATGGAGGAAAACTGATGGGAACGCTTACTTTCACTTCTATGCTTGATAGATACAAGGAAAGGGAGGAAGAAGTGTTCAAAGGTCCTGACAAGAGTGACAAGGAAGAAAATAGCAAACATGAAAGTTAA
- a CDS encoding OFA family MFS transporter — translation MERRQRFIVIGLITMLFNSLYQYSWNALEPLFRVGFDVSLVEVEVAFTLFTIFSTGFQTVGGHFADRDGPRKVGVISAILAAAGFLGTSFSNSIYQFYAWWSLGSIGEGILYGIASNLAVKWYPDRRGFATGLVSLGFGVGASAINPLIEGFTSFREPTLIIGIAEIFAIPLLMWFAEYPKKQNLGKTPADLLKTWGWWALYLSFVMAAVPLTVMSSSLAYLAKDFSPQYLALLISVFPFMSGVSRPIIGHLSDKIGRVRSVAMTDLMMFFGSLFLFYGVLPISAVIIGFFGGSTITLYFSLVGDLFGSKYSTSNNAILYTGKAVAGVLGGVVFSYLFLVSHIDSFIYVTSTSVLGLVLLLVSVKVVRSREQKDQITTR, via the coding sequence ATGGAAAGGAGACAGAGGTTTATAGTTATAGGACTAATAACTATGCTATTTAACTCGCTATATCAGTATTCATGGAACGCACTCGAACCTCTCTTCAGGGTTGGCTTTGACGTTTCCTTAGTAGAGGTGGAAGTAGCTTTCACGCTGTTTACCATTTTCTCTACCGGGTTCCAAACTGTAGGAGGTCACTTTGCAGATAGGGACGGACCTAGAAAGGTGGGTGTGATCTCAGCAATCTTAGCCGCTGCCGGGTTTTTAGGAACTTCCTTTTCAAATTCAATATACCAGTTCTATGCTTGGTGGTCTTTAGGTAGCATAGGAGAAGGAATTCTATATGGTATAGCATCTAACTTAGCTGTAAAATGGTACCCTGACAGGAGAGGTTTCGCTACTGGTTTAGTGTCACTGGGTTTTGGCGTTGGTGCCTCCGCTATAAACCCTCTTATAGAAGGCTTCACTTCCTTCAGGGAGCCTACTTTAATCATAGGTATCGCTGAGATTTTTGCTATCCCTTTGCTAATGTGGTTCGCTGAGTATCCGAAGAAACAGAACCTTGGAAAGACCCCTGCAGACTTGTTAAAGACGTGGGGTTGGTGGGCTTTGTACTTGTCCTTCGTTATGGCCGCTGTCCCCCTAACTGTGATGTCATCATCTTTAGCTTACCTAGCAAAGGATTTCTCTCCTCAGTATCTGGCTTTGTTAATAAGCGTCTTTCCCTTCATGAGCGGAGTAAGTAGACCAATCATAGGTCATTTATCAGACAAGATAGGCAGAGTGAGATCCGTAGCTATGACAGACTTAATGATGTTCTTTGGCTCCCTGTTCCTATTTTACGGTGTGTTACCAATATCTGCAGTGATCATAGGGTTCTTCGGAGGTTCCACTATTACGTTATACTTCTCTTTGGTTGGCGACCTTTTCGGATCTAAGTACTCCACTTCAAATAATGCAATTCTGTATACTGGCAAGGCAGTTGCTGGAGTTCTAGGCGGAGTGGTTTTCAGCTACTTGTTCCTTGTTTCACATATAGACTCATTCATTTACGTTACGTCAACTAGCGTTCTAGGCTTAGTTCTTCTTTTAGTCTCAGTGAAGGTAGTTAGAAGTAGAGAGCAAAAGGATCAAATTACTACCCGTTGA
- a CDS encoding M20 family metallopeptidase, giving the protein MDLVKLTSRLIELPSVNPPSNSLRETAEFISDWLHEHGVNAEILELDRGYPIVVSKSMKTYSKSLMLNGHFDVVPPGDLKAWKYSPFSPTLVDGKLFGRGSSDMKSGLAVFMQLYVDLIDRVDYNLIFTAVPDEETGGEHGSKKLADIYKPDLVLISEPTGKDRIVLGEKGMLTFRLKAKGRSSHGSIPSQGENAIMKLTRDITNLSRINMEETSPPMSTDQEFESDMKKVTINVGVIRGGIKSNVVPDFCEAEVDVRVPLSFSIEDVMEGVKSVAKESEIELINSSPPNFTHPSTPYVTFLEKAIVEVTGLSPKKVAVPYSTDGKHFRKNGTSVIVYGPGSIKQAHSVDEFVEVEEINSIYNVYSSFLKSLRL; this is encoded by the coding sequence ATGGATTTAGTAAAGCTTACATCGAGACTCATAGAGTTACCCTCAGTTAATCCGCCCTCAAACTCTCTTAGGGAGACTGCGGAGTTTATATCGGACTGGCTTCATGAACACGGTGTAAACGCTGAGATACTGGAGCTAGATAGAGGATATCCTATAGTAGTATCTAAGAGCATGAAGACCTACAGCAAGAGCTTAATGCTGAACGGTCACTTTGACGTTGTTCCTCCTGGAGATTTAAAGGCATGGAAATACTCTCCTTTTTCACCTACTTTGGTAGACGGAAAGCTTTTCGGCAGAGGCTCGTCTGATATGAAGTCAGGTCTAGCAGTGTTCATGCAGCTTTACGTTGACTTGATAGATCGCGTAGATTACAACCTAATATTTACAGCAGTTCCAGACGAAGAGACAGGAGGAGAGCATGGAAGTAAAAAGCTGGCAGATATATATAAACCTGATTTAGTTTTAATCTCTGAGCCCACTGGAAAGGACAGAATAGTTCTTGGAGAGAAAGGAATGCTCACATTTAGGCTTAAGGCTAAAGGGAGGAGCTCCCACGGTAGTATTCCTTCACAAGGTGAAAACGCTATCATGAAGCTGACAAGGGACATCACTAACCTTTCGAGAATAAACATGGAGGAGACCTCGCCCCCCATGAGCACAGATCAGGAGTTTGAAAGCGACATGAAGAAGGTAACCATTAACGTTGGAGTTATTCGTGGAGGAATAAAGTCTAACGTGGTACCAGACTTCTGCGAGGCTGAAGTTGACGTAAGAGTTCCCCTTTCTTTCTCAATTGAGGACGTAATGGAGGGGGTCAAGAGTGTAGCCAAGGAATCGGAGATAGAATTAATTAACTCATCTCCTCCCAATTTCACTCACCCTTCGACTCCTTATGTGACATTCTTAGAGAAGGCCATAGTGGAAGTTACCGGGCTCTCTCCAAAAAAGGTTGCTGTTCCTTATAGCACGGACGGAAAGCACTTCAGAAAGAATGGCACATCTGTAATAGTATACGGTCCAGGGAGCATAAAGCAAGCCCATTCGGTGGACGAGTTTGTTGAAGTGGAAGAGATTAACTCCATTTATAACGTTTACAGCTCGTTTTTGAAGAGTTTGAGGCTATAG
- a CDS encoding Hsp20/alpha crystallin family protein produces MFGKKKNNNNNKDSNSKDNGNNFNDPFAELFERMIKEQEELLRSMFGDFPSASNSVVTKVTVGPDGKPKVEKFVNGVPVEEETQNDIEPELVESGDKVIVTMELPNTKKENISVKLRNKTKLIVMTEDGLRKEVQLPGPVSPLSARYKNGVLSCTFHKDYQDSEENIVVE; encoded by the coding sequence ATGTTCGGTAAAAAGAAGAATAATAACAACAATAAGGATAGCAACTCAAAGGATAACGGAAACAACTTCAACGATCCTTTCGCAGAACTTTTTGAGAGAATGATAAAAGAGCAGGAAGAACTGCTCCGTTCCATGTTTGGTGACTTTCCTTCAGCTTCCAACTCAGTAGTAACTAAAGTAACTGTAGGCCCTGACGGTAAGCCAAAGGTAGAAAAGTTCGTGAACGGAGTTCCTGTAGAGGAGGAGACTCAGAACGACATAGAGCCAGAACTAGTAGAGTCAGGTGACAAGGTTATCGTGACCATGGAGTTACCCAATACGAAGAAGGAAAATATATCCGTGAAATTGAGGAACAAAACTAAGCTAATAGTTATGACTGAGGACGGGCTAAGAAAGGAAGTTCAGTTACCGGGTCCAGTATCTCCATTGAGCGCTAGGTATAAGAACGGGGTTTTATCGTGTACCTTTCATAAGGATTATCAAGACAGTGAGGAAAACATAGTGGTGGAGTAA